The genomic DNA CTTTTCCTATGACCAACTGACCGATCCCGTGTTTCTTGCGGAAACCCTCCGCAGCATGCAGCAGGAATACGGGCGTATTTTCGTTGATCTCGGTGTCGTGGACGAGAGCGGTCGACAAGTGGCCTATTCCGGTCCGTTCGACCTGCTGGGGGCCGATTACTCGGATGCACAGTGGTACAAGGATTCCCGCAACACCGATACCGGCATCAGCGACGTGTTTCTCGGCTTGAGGCAGTCACCGCACTTCATCATCGCATGCAATTACCATTCGGGCGGAAAGGAGTGGACGCTCAGGGCGACCATCGACTTCCTCGCCTTTTCCCATCTGGTGGAAAACATCCGTATCGGCAAGACCGGATACGCCTATCTCATCAATCAGCGTGGGGCATTCCAGACCAAGCCCCCGGCCCATCACGACAAGCAATTCTCCCTCACTCCGGTGAAGACCATCCAGCGGCCCACCGCCGATGAAGACGTGACCATACAGGAAACCGAGGGAAGCGACGGCGAGACCTACATAACTGTATCTTCCTCCCTCAGGAACGTCTCCTGGGAACTCGTTTATCATCAGAATACGAGTGACGCCTTTTCCGCAATGATCCGAAGCGAACTCTTTACTCTGGCCATCTTCCTGCTCGGCGGGCTGGGCATCGCCATCATGGCGGTCGTTCTTTCCCGCAAGCTCGTGGCAGGATTTAAGCTGGTGGATCGGGAAACCGAGCTTATGAGCAAGCAGATGGTGGAGACCGGCAAGCTGGCCGCCATCGGCGAACTCGCGGCAGGCATCGCGCACGAGATCAACAATCCTGTGGCCATCATGATCGAGGAGTCCGGCTGGGTCAGTGATCTGCTGGAGGACGAGACCGCCGAAATGAAGAGCCGTCAGGAGATCGAGCGGGCGTTGTCACAGGTGCGTACGCAGGGCCGACGCTGCAAGGACATCACCCACAAGCTGCTGAGTTTCGCCCGTCAGACGGATTCCCGTGTCACTGACGTGGCCCTGGCTCCGCTTATTCATGAGGTGGCTGAAATCTCCATGCAGCAGGCGCGGTACGCGCAAGTCAACTTTGATTTCGATCTGACCGAGAGCATGCCCGAAGTCCGGGCCTCGGTTTCGGAACTCCAGCAGGTGTTCCTCAATCTCATCAACAATTCCATTCAGGCCATGGAAGAGACCAATGGCGGCACCCTGACCCTGTCCTGCGGGATCGAGGGCGGGCAAGCCGTGGTCACCGTGGCTGATACCGGTCCGGGCATTGCCGCTGCAAACCTGAGCCGGATTTTCGACCCCTTCTTCACCACCAAGCCGGTGGGCAAGGGGAGCGGTTTGGGATTGTCCATATGTTTTGGAATCATCCACCAGATGGGTGGAGAAATAGACGTTGAAAGTTCTGTGGGGATCGGCACGAAGTTCACCATTCGCCTGCCGTTCTCACTGCCGGAAGAGTAACAGGAACAAGAGGAGGTTGTACCATGTTTGACGCTACCATCTTACTCGTGGACGACGAAATGGGGTTTGTCGAAACCATGGCCAAGCGTCTGGAGAAGCGAAACATTCAGGTTTTCAAGGCCTATGACGGTGATGCTGCCCTGCTGCAACTCGGCAAGCATCCCGAGATTCAGGTCGTTGTTCTGGATGTGAAGATGCCCATCAAGGACGGACAGACCGTATTGCAGGAGATCAAGCGTGATTTCCCGTTGGTCGAGGTCATTATGCTTACCGGTCACGCCACGGTCGAAAATGCTGTCGAAGGTATTCATAACGGTGCCTACGACTACCTCATGAAGCCCTGCAAGCTTGAGGAGTTGACCGAAAAGGTTCGTGAAGCGGTCGCACTCAAGCAGGAGCATGAGGAAAAGGCCGTTGAAGAACGGATGCACGATCTCACGCACAGGCTGGCGTAAATGACTGAGGCTGCTGGAGGTGGAACCATGTTCAAGAGAAAGGAAGACATACGGCTCCTGATCGTGGACGACGAGGTCGGATTCGCCGACGTGTTGCAAAAGCGCATGTCACGGCGGGGAGTCGTCGTTGAAACCGCATCCAGTGGAGAGGAAGCCGTGCGTATGCTGCGGGGGCGTGATTTTGACGTCGCCGTTGTCGATCTCAAGCTTGAGGGCATGGACGGTATTGAAATTCTGAAGGTCTTCAAACTGCTGGCCCCGGAACTTCCGGTGCTCATGCTCACCGGTCACGGGAGCGAAACCGCAGCCAAGGCCTGCATGGAGCTCGGTGCGAGCGACTACCTGTCCAAGCCCATTGATTTCGATCTGCTCCTGACCAAGGTCATGAGCGTGTGCACGAACGAGGAGGGCGCTGATGAACAGAATCCGGGTTCTGCTGGTTGATGATGAAATAGGATTCATCTCTCCGCTCAGCAAGCGTCTGGCGCGGCGCGGGTTCGACACGCACACGGTGTCGAGCGGCCGGGAAGCGCTTGAGGCTTTTGGTGAGAGTTCTTTTGACATCGTTTTGCTCGACATCAGGATGGAGGGCATGGACGGCATCAGGACACTCGGAGAAATCAAGCGGAAGCATCCCCTTGTGGAGGTGGTGATGCTCAC from uncultured Pseudodesulfovibrio sp. includes the following:
- a CDS encoding response regulator; translation: MFDATILLVDDEMGFVETMAKRLEKRNIQVFKAYDGDAALLQLGKHPEIQVVVLDVKMPIKDGQTVLQEIKRDFPLVEVIMLTGHATVENAVEGIHNGAYDYLMKPCKLEELTEKVREAVALKQEHEEKAVEERMHDLTHRLA
- a CDS encoding response regulator, with amino-acid sequence MFKRKEDIRLLIVDDEVGFADVLQKRMSRRGVVVETASSGEEAVRMLRGRDFDVAVVDLKLEGMDGIEILKVFKLLAPELPVLMLTGHGSETAAKACMELGASDYLSKPIDFDLLLTKVMSVCTNEEGADEQNPGSAG
- a CDS encoding response regulator; the protein is MNRIRVLLVDDEIGFISPLSKRLARRGFDTHTVSSGREALEAFGESSFDIVLLDIRMEGMDGIRTLGEIKRKHPLVEVVMLTAHANPDLVISSLAMGAYDYLMKPADLNELVLKIEDAAQRRKKNLAHDGRDRGETDTQ
- a CDS encoding ATP-binding protein; this encodes MQIEEKTSYDKLSRNIVLTVLTVSLAPLILVGGLIFDQFSSIYREKVYAHLGEVVDKHQDNLDTFLEEKRSEVQYLGRIFSYDQLTDPVFLAETLRSMQQEYGRIFVDLGVVDESGRQVAYSGPFDLLGADYSDAQWYKDSRNTDTGISDVFLGLRQSPHFIIACNYHSGGKEWTLRATIDFLAFSHLVENIRIGKTGYAYLINQRGAFQTKPPAHHDKQFSLTPVKTIQRPTADEDVTIQETEGSDGETYITVSSSLRNVSWELVYHQNTSDAFSAMIRSELFTLAIFLLGGLGIAIMAVVLSRKLVAGFKLVDRETELMSKQMVETGKLAAIGELAAGIAHEINNPVAIMIEESGWVSDLLEDETAEMKSRQEIERALSQVRTQGRRCKDITHKLLSFARQTDSRVTDVALAPLIHEVAEISMQQARYAQVNFDFDLTESMPEVRASVSELQQVFLNLINNSIQAMEETNGGTLTLSCGIEGGQAVVTVADTGPGIAAANLSRIFDPFFTTKPVGKGSGLGLSICFGIIHQMGGEIDVESSVGIGTKFTIRLPFSLPEE